One Castanea sativa cultivar Marrone di Chiusa Pesio chromosome 4, ASM4071231v1 DNA window includes the following coding sequences:
- the LOC142632430 gene encoding uncharacterized protein LOC142632430: MYNERIDPVEHVNHFNQRMAVHSKNEALMCKMFPSSLRPVAMRWFNGLGAGSIDSFKGLTRAFGSRFITCSRVPRPLDSLLSMTMREGETLKTYSDRYWEMFNEIDEDFDDMTIRTFRVGLPAEHGLRKSLTGKPVNSVR; this comes from the coding sequence ATGTATAATGAACGAATAGATCCTGTAGAGCATGTGAACCATTTCAATCAAAGGATGGCCgtacattccaagaatgagGCTTTGATGTGCAAGATGTTCCCATCTAGTTTAAGACCCGTAgcaatgagatggtttaatggatTGGGGGCGGGTtctattgattcttttaagggACTCACCCGGGCATTTGGATCCCGTTTTATTACATGCAGTAGGGTGCCTCGGCCCTTGGACTCTTTGTTGTCTATGACTATGCGAGAAGGAGAAACTTTGAAGACATATTCagacagatattgggagatgtttaacgagatagatgaaGATTTTGATGATATGACAATAAGAACTTTCAGGGTCGGCTTGCCTGCCGAGCATGGTTTGAGGAAATCACTAACAGGAAAGCCAGTTAATAGTGTGCGCTAG